Within the Pygocentrus nattereri isolate fPygNat1 chromosome 28, fPygNat1.pri, whole genome shotgun sequence genome, the region GTGTAGATGCTGATCTTCCTTCCTTTACGCTGCTGCTTCTTCCTCCTACTTATTGTGAGCAACCAGAAGTGATCAGATCATGGCTCAGACACACAAGTGCAGACACAGATTTAAAATGTTGTGCTGAGTTCTGATCTTGTCTCActttaaagcagttctgaaagGAGGTTAGTGATGTGGACAGTAGAATGAAAACATTTCAGAGGACTTTGTTATTTTTCCAAGGTAAGTGAAttctatttgtttttgtgatttgaTTTTTCAGCTCTACTCTTTTATGTTGGTTAAGTGATAGATAGAATTACTTTTGCCTTTCAAAGTTACAGTTTTGAAGTTAATTGCTATTTGAGAGCATTCAGTGGATCAACCTTTAGTGAAAACTGGTGAAAGTTCTTTTCATCCAAATTAAGGTCTTTGTAATGTGAAGTACACTGTGCCAAGTCCAAGACACTCAACCTGTACTGTTTTACTGTATCCATGTTTCTGATGcaagtgttgttgttgttatttgttcAGTTGTGTATAATAATCAGTGTTCTATCATTTTTCTAGTTCTGTTCTGTGTGGAAATGAAGAACCAGTCTGGAAATGTTTTTACTGGAACAGAAGGAGGCAGTGTGGAAATCTACTGTAATTATCCAGATGGATACCAGTATGTGTCCCACTACTTCTGCCGTCATCCATGTGGTTATTctgatgttttaattaaaactgaGAGAGCTGATAAAGTCACCTCTAAAGGCAGATACTCTGTACTGAACACTGCGTCTGCACGGAGCTTTTCTGTCACCATCAGAAACCTCAGATCAGGAGATTCTGGGGTTTATTACTGTGGAATAGATCAATGGGGAAAAGATACACTTAGTAAAGTAGTGGTTACTGTCAAGAAAGGTAAGGTATACGTCAACATTTCctaaatttttatatatttagtattatgttaaatatgaattatataGTACACTGACCTTCTAGAGTGCATATCAAAGCTGTTAATCTGAGACAAATAAGATTTTACTGACTATATGACAGGCAGTATGTGCATAAATTCATCTGTGCATGAAAAAATACTCTGATGTGTAGAAATGTGAATAAATTAGTTCTGTGCCAAACTGTAAAAATCATGTAATTTTTGTAATGTGCTGCGTTTAAGACAGGGTGATACTGTGTTTTACACTTTTAAACAGAATTAATTTTTAATTCTGGGAAAATATTTGCAGCACAAACAGATATTTCCTataacaacacagtaaacaatatCATCAATACTGTAAAAGTAGCTACCAAAAGTACTTTTCTGAAGCAGAAGACCATCTCTTCACTGCAATTGAATCTTTTAGGTGTTTAAGAGCCACCTCAGCTACTTTAATATCTGACAGAGTATAAATGCAACAGGTTTATACTAATCTAGTACTTAACTAGCTAGATAGCTAATGACATGCTGGCTTACCTAGTACCTTCTGTACCgacataaaataaagcattgacacatttattaatatttattacattaatcACAAGACAACTTAAGCTGTTCtacaaaataaatgacataacGACAAAGGCTCTTAAATTGACGGATATTTCTTCCATTTCTAACATTGTTGTGAAGGATTTCCATTAAGTATAAatggaaaactgtaaaaaattatttaaagttaTTCAATGAATATCCATCACTTTAATTTAAGAGACTTTGTCAATACAATGTCATGTACAACACAAAACGCGTCACCTTGCGATTAATGGCTACTAAAttattgctttataaatgttatccaatgcttatgcatgtgctGTGAAGTTCCTATAAAAGATAACTTGTTGACTATGAATCCAAACACATAATAACTCCATGTGAATTATATTAAAACTTCATAAGAGCTGTTGCTTTGATcttgtttttctgcagtttccACTTCTCCAGCGTCCactcatcaaaccactgaatCTACAGAGAAGTCCAGTAGCACCCCAGTCACACAGTTTACTACAGGTAACAGACAATGGGCTCTTATTCTTAAGAAAATACCTCACTAAGATTGTTAAACAGCAAAATTAAATGATAGATTAAATGTCCGGTGTTTGTagtcacttgtaaatcattatacagtataaatatttttaatctaGTAATGCAGAAATTATGGAATTGGACTTACTACATCTTTTCGTTGTCAAGAGAAAACACAGCACATGTAACATGTGGTTATTTGTTTTTCCAGATAATTCCATGACATATGAACAAGCATCATCCACAACATGGTCCACACATTCTTCAGCCCAGCTCAGTAAATAGCGGACACAATTCAATCGCTCATTTTTTCATATCATAGCTTTACTCTATCGTACTTAAATTGTTGGTCAACTGCTTGCTTACTAGTCAAAGTAAGGATCTAAATAGACATTTACAGCCTCCTCTCAAAGTATTGGAACCACAAGTCCAATTCTGTTTTACTGCTATAAACTGAAGACATTTGGGTTTAGATCAAACGATGAATATAAAACAATAGATCAGAATTTCAGCTGATATTTATCTAGATGTGTTAAACAACTTACAACATGCTATTTATGGACCACCCAATTTTTAGGTGAGCAAAAGTAttggaaaagtaaatttaaGTACATAACACCTAATATTTGGTTGTATATCCTTTGCTTGCAATAACTGCATCAAGTCAGTATCCCACTGACTTGCATGTTGCATTCTTTTTTTGTGATGCTTTTCCAGGCTTTTCCACAGCTTCTTTCAGTTGTTGTTAGTTTTGGGGGATGTCTCCATTCAGTTTCCTCTTTAGGAGGTAGAATGCATGTTCAGTAGGGTTAAGGTCTGGACAGTGATATGGCCAGTCCCTCTGCTGAACCCTTTGCAGTATTGGCAGTGTCttgggtcattgtcttgctgcatgatgAAGTTCCTCCTGGCTGACAGAATGTTTCTGTAGACGTCTAAATGCATCGCTATCATCATGAGCTTAATCATCAATAAAGATTAGTAAGTCTATTTTATAAGTAGCCATGCAAGCCCATGCCTTGACACCATGCTTGACCAATGAGCTTGTGTGTTTTGGGTTATGAGcagatcttttttttctccacattttggacttttcaTCACTTTGGTAGAGGTTAATCTTGGACTCATCAGTTCATAAAACTTTTTTCCAGAACTTTTGTGGCTCATTTCTGGCCCTCTGATTCTTACTGCTGATGAGTGGTTTGCAGATTGTGGTGCGGCCTCTACATTTCTGCTctcaaaatcttctcaaatgGTGGTTTGTGATACCTTCAGTCCTGCTGTGCCTATTGTTTGATTTGTATTAGTTGACCTATTCAATGTCTGAATATTAGTATAatattgtctttctttttcaggaCATTCCAAATTGTATTGGCTATGTGCAGTGCTTGTGCAGTGCTCTGATTGATTTCCCTTCTTTTCTCAGCTTCCAAATggctttcttttctctcacagACTCTCTTTGGTCTTAATGTTGGTTTATTCTTAGAGTAAATCTAGTTTTCACAGGCCAAACCCAGTGCTCAAACTTAAAGTAGACATTCAGatttattaattaatcaatcaatctatTGAACAGGGTACACCTGGTCAACAAAAAAGCATCTGACAATGACATGTTCTAATATTTTTGCTCACTTTAAAAATAGGTGGATTCAAAAAAGGCGCTATCTTGGTCTATGTTGGattgattttttgtttgtttgtttctatgGTTtggtttcttttgttgttttctttcacaGTATGTGGCTATTACTATTTTTCAGTTAATTCCACAACATATAGATCATCACCAGAACAGCCGTCACAATCTTCAATAATGTTTGGTAAATAGTTAATCTTGTTcattcatcatttcattttatgttaTACAATATTACAGCTCCATTCCGTTCTTTGTACTGTGTTCTTGCTTAATGTTCAAACAAAGACCCTGAATAgatgataaatgaaaaataggtaaatgaaaatattaataCCAGTATTATTGCTCTTGTGAATGTTGGCAAACTACAATTTCAGTTTCTTTCTACATTTTCATTAGAGCTTCCTATTTATGGAGGGGTGCTTGGTctgttgctgtgctgttttcttgTGGCTCTTGTGATTCTCTATAGGAGACGATCCAACACACACTCTACAAGTAAGCCAAAAGATAAAGCATGTTTAGAAATTTACATTAAGTTTACATTCTATATCCGCTTTATTAGTAACGTCATCCTCGTACTTGCATTCCTTACCACATCATTACATTATGAGGTCCATTTtcctgtagtccatctgttgtcATGCATAATGCATCAGAATTGCTTTTAactagatattatttgggttgtTGACCACTCTCAACACGGCAatgacactgacactgtagTAGTatgatagtgtgtgttgtgcttgtatgAGTATATTAAACAAAATGGTGTTGCTTGGGTTTTGCAAAGGTCAGTGTGTCAGAATGCAAAAAGCAATATCTTGGCAAATTGTTCTAATTGTAAATTTAGTCAATAtgccaaatatttttttccattttcatgtTGCTGTAAGAAAATTCTAAGATTTTTTATCACCATGGGACACTgttgtttctgttcatttgcataCATAATATCTATGTATGGGACATGGGactatatatgtaaatgtaaacaaaatgtatgtatgcataagcatgaaaataaaacaaaattaattaaGCATTTAGACACCACAATTAGACTTTTTTGCTAAGCGGATGTTGGTAATTACAGCTTTGAGACATCTATGGTAATATATAATTCACTTTTTGCAGCTTTGTGGTTCAAATGCAACCTCTCGGGAAACCATCATCTTTAACGTTATGTGGGCCCCTAgaatttgatttattattatggatatatatatatatatatattttaatataatgtctGAATGACaaaatattgttgtttttttaacgTTTTGGCCCATGCTTATGAATACTTAccttttttgttcatatttgctACTATAAAGTCAAGATATAAAATCttacaatattcttacaacaaacaaaataagaaaataaagacCTAGATTAATCATGACGAACTCTGGTCTTGGGAGACACCAGCCCCAGCTTATTAAGTTATTCAGAAATAACTCAttagctggatcagatgcacTAGTATTAGGTAATGGGAGGGAGCATGCTAGATATACTGTATGTTAGAACTAAGCTCTATAGGAaaatagatctccaggaggaggattggtcatattttatttttttttttatttagctttGAAACCACCTGCCCCTGAAAATCTAATCTCAGAGCCACCGCTTCATCAGGTATGTCATACTGAACTATTTTCATGACTACTGTATTTCACTGTTGTGTTCACTTGTTTATAGAAATTCTGTTACTGTGATTTTGGATTTGCAGAGggttgtaaagaaaaaaaaaaattaatgtttgTTACAAAATCTATGGATGCATTACATGggaatatacactgatcaggcataacattatgaccactgtgtccactcgttgtccactctattagacattcctaccttgtcagcccaccctgtagatgttaagtcagagacgatagctcatctgctgctgcacagtttgtgttgatcatcctctagtccttcatcagtggtcacaggatgttgCCCACAGGACAtgattggctggatatttttggttggtggactattctcagtgacactgaggtgtttaaaaattccagcaacactactgtgtctgatacactcacaacagcgcaacacacactaacatactgccaccacatcagtgttactgcagtgctgtgaacgatccaccacccaaatagtacctgctctgtgaggataaatgggggtcttgaccactgaagaacagggtgaaagggggtaacaaagtacgcagagaaatagacggactacagtctgtaactgtagaactacaaagtgaacctatatagtaagtggagctgataaaatggacagagtgttgaaacaaggtcataatgttatgggTGATCAGTGTAATCAATTCACAAGATAAAAAAACTACTGTCTAAGTGAAAATCATAGCATATTTATGCCACACACTGAAAATCACActcaaaaaaaatcattgtttacgtgaaactaaataaattatgaaaatgGTTAGGGTTAAATGTCGTTAATTTTTAGATCCATTAAAATTTACTAAAATTGGCTTATCTCCAACTCAACTGGAGATAAGTTCATTAATATCAAACTTAAACTTGGTTTACCTGTGATTTAACTCATGTTGGCTTATTTTA harbors:
- the LOC108425086 gene encoding CMRF35-like molecule 5 isoform X2 is translated as MKTFQRTLLFFQVLFCVEMKNQSGNVFTGTEGGSVEIYCNYPDGYQYVSHYFCRHPCGYSDVLIKTERADKVTSKGRYSVLNTASARSFSVTIRNLRSGDSGVYYCGIDQWGKDTLSKVVVTVKKVSTSPASTHQTTESTEKSSSTPVTQFTTVNSTTYRSSPEQPSQSSIMFELPIYGGVLGLLLCCFLVALVILYRRRSNTHSTTLKPPAPENLISEPPLHQEEVCHIYDEMLAVYSLAGPANTENSSETYSVLQYVPPMEEDSSLYSLIGPH
- the LOC108425086 gene encoding CMRF35-like molecule 5 isoform X1 translates to MKTFQRTLLFFQVLFCVEMKNQSGNVFTGTEGGSVEIYCNYPDGYQYVSHYFCRHPCGYSDVLIKTERADKVTSKGRYSVLNTASARSFSVTIRNLRSGDSGVYYCGIDQWGKDTLSKVVVTVKKVSTSPASTHQTTESTEKSSSTPVTQFTTDNSMTYEQASSTTWSTHSSAQLINSTTYRSSPEQPSQSSIMFELPIYGGVLGLLLCCFLVALVILYRRRSNTHSTTLKPPAPENLISEPPLHQEEVCHIYDEMLAVYSLAGPANTENSSETYSVLQYVPPMEEDSSLYSLIGPH